A window from Entomoplasma freundtii encodes these proteins:
- a CDS encoding leucine-rich repeat domain-containing protein gives MIKLLSILSLMVLPSTSLTTIAATKPIIKIDQAFSDEESSRNEIAIIQSLNNEENKGAKRYLKGIFDDANLVLKISQELKNIIHEDSQGAFIYDNDTLEVKSLNLASGKISSFKGLSIFPNLKMLSIKFNGVAVNLSDLTTISDQLKYLEVNGSQINDIDFIKQFTSLDTLNLIADDISDISALAELTNLVRLNLDNNNLLEISALMALENLESLDLAFNDIHDISALSRMSKLMSLGLTSNNFSGLLPLANLLELRGLYLAVNNISDLTPLANLVNLEILSLEDNKISDLKPLENLQNLGSLFLRYNSIPNTEEAWAPIHDLPNYSPDWDNETVRSSQR, from the coding sequence ATGATTAAGTTATTAAGCATCCTATCACTAATGGTTTTGCCATCAACTTCGTTGACAACGATTGCTGCAACTAAACCGATTATTAAAATTGATCAGGCATTTAGCGATGAAGAATCAAGTCGAAACGAAATTGCCATTATTCAATCATTAAACAATGAAGAAAATAAGGGCGCAAAAAGATATCTGAAAGGAATCTTTGATGATGCCAATTTGGTTCTCAAGATTTCTCAAGAATTAAAGAATATTATCCATGAAGATAGCCAAGGGGCTTTTATTTATGATAACGATACTTTGGAAGTTAAATCCCTAAACTTGGCAAGTGGCAAAATTAGCAGTTTTAAAGGTTTATCTATTTTCCCTAATTTAAAAATGTTATCTATAAAATTCAATGGAGTGGCCGTTAATTTAAGTGATTTAACAACCATTAGTGATCAACTCAAGTATCTTGAAGTCAATGGCAGCCAAATTAATGATATTGACTTTATCAAACAATTTACTTCGTTAGATACATTAAATCTAATTGCTGACGACATTTCGGATATTTCCGCTTTAGCAGAGCTTACAAATTTAGTTCGCTTAAATTTAGATAATAACAATCTCTTAGAGATTTCAGCGCTAATGGCCCTAGAAAATTTAGAGTCATTGGATTTAGCCTTTAATGATATACACGATATATCCGCTCTTTCAAGAATGTCAAAATTAATGAGTTTGGGGTTAACTTCTAATAATTTTTCAGGGCTTTTGCCGCTAGCTAACTTGCTAGAGTTGCGTGGTTTGTATTTGGCAGTTAATAACATTAGTGATTTGACACCACTTGCCAATCTCGTAAATTTAGAGATTTTAAGTTTAGAGGATAATAAAATTAGTGATTTGAAACCATTAGAAAATTTGCAAAACTTAGGAAGTTTATTTCTAAGATATAATTCTATTCCTAATACAGAAGAAGCTTGGGCACCAATTCATGACTTACCAAATTATAGTCCCGATTGGGATAACGAAACTGTTCGCTCAAGTCAACGATAA